The Acinonyx jubatus isolate Ajub_Pintada_27869175 chromosome D1, VMU_Ajub_asm_v1.0, whole genome shotgun sequence genome includes a window with the following:
- the SAC3D1 gene encoding SAC3 domain-containing protein 1 — protein sequence MVALNYNAGRLGSPAGGLVGGDKIRPPMSGCKLPVGTCPDMCPAAERAQREKERRLHRFEVAPGCRGDRPRADPQRAVKEYRRPAAGKARPPPSQLRPPSVLLATVRYLAGEVAERADASSAEVASFVADRLRAVRLDLALQGAGDAEAAGVLEAALAVLLAVVARLGPDAVRGPADPVLLQAQVQEGFGSLRRCYAQGAGPHPREAVFQGLFLLYNLGSVEALHEVLQLPAALRSCPALRRALAVDSAFREGNTARLFRLLRILPYLQSCAVQCHIGRARRGALARLARALSTPKGQTLPLGFMVHLLALDGPEEARDLCQAHGLPLDGQERVVFLRGRYTEKGLPPAGTCSVLVASKLGGRTLEEVVMAEEEDEGVARRKSPA from the exons ATGGTGGCGCTGAACTACAACGCGGGGCGTCTCGGGAGTCCTGCTGGAGGCCTTGTGGGAGGGGACAAGATTCG CCCACCCATGTCCGGCTGCAAGCTGCCGGTGGGCACGTGCCCGGACATGTGCCCGGCCGCCGAGCGCGCTCAGCGCGAGAAGGAGCGCCGCCTGCACCGCTTCGAGGTGGCGCCGGGGTGCCGCGGCGACCGGCCCCGCGCGGACCCGCAGCGCGCGGTGAAGGAGTACAGGCGGCCGGCCGCCGGCAAGGCCCGGCCCCCGCCGAGCCAGCTGCGTCCGCCGTCCGTGCTGCTGGCCACCGTGCGCTACCTGGCCGGCGAGGTGGCCGAGCGCGCCGACGCATCCAGCGCCGAGGTGGCCAGCTTCGTGGCGGACCGGCTGCGCGCCGTGCGGCTGGACCTGGCCCTGCAGGGCGCGGGCGACGCCGAGGCGGCGGGGGTGCTGGAGGCGGCGCTGGCAGTGCTGCTGGCCGTGGTGGCGCGGCTGGGGCCCGACGCCGTGCGCGGGCCAGCGGACCCGGTGCTGCTGCAGGCCCAGGTGCAGGAGGGCTTCGGTTCTCTGCGGCGCTGCTACGCTCAGGGCGCGGGGCCGCATCCCCGCGAGGCCGTCTTCCAGGGCCTCTTTCTGCTCTACAACCTGG GCTCCGTGGAGGCCCTTCATGAGGTTCTGCAGCTACCTGCCGCCCTGCGTTCCTGCCCCGCCCTGCGCAGGGCCCTGGCTGTGGACTCGGCCTTTCGAGAAGGCAACACCGCCCGCCTATTTCGCCTGCTCCGGATCCTGCCCTATCTGCAAAGCTGCGCAGTGCAGTGCCACATAGGCCGTGCCCGCCGGGGAGCCCTGGCCCGCCTCGCTCGTGCCCTGAGCACCCCCAAAGGCCAGACCTTGCCCCTGGGCTTCATGGTCCACCTGCTGGCCCTGGATGGGCCGGAAGAGGCACGGGATCTGTGCCAGGCCCACGGACTGCCCTTGGACGGACAGGAGAGAGTTGTGTTTCTCAGGGGTCGCTACACAGAGAAAGGGCTGCCACCTGCGGGGACCTGCAGTGTGTTGGTGGCGAGCAAACTGGGAGGGCGCACCCTGGAGGAGGTGGTCATGgcggaggaggaagatgagggtGTGGCTAGACGGAAGTCCCCTGCGTGA
- the SNX15 gene encoding sorting nexin-15, whose translation MSRQAKDDFLRHYTVSDPRTHPKGYTEYKVTAQFISKRDPEDVKEVVVWKRYSDFRKLHGDLAYTHRNLFRRLEEFPAFPRAQVFGRFEASVIEERRKGAEDLLRFTVHIPALNNSPQLKEFFRGGEVTRPSDMSRDLHILPPPLIPTPPPEEPWLPQPLPAERRGLEELEVPADPPPSSPAQEALDLLFNCGSTEEASGSPARGPLTEAELALFDPFSRKEGAGPSPTHLGELAAMEAESERLDQEPWEPGGQEEEEEEEERPVPAYLSQATELITQALRDEKAGAYPAALQGYRDGVHILLQGVPGDPSPARREGVKKKAAEYLKRAEEILHLHLSQLPP comes from the exons ATGTCCCGCCAGGCGAAGGACGACTTTCTGCGGCACTACACCGTCTCCGATCCCCGGACCCACCCCAAAGGCTACACCGAATATAAAGTGACCGCGCAG TTCATCTCAAAGAGGGACCCAGAGGATGTCAAAGAG GTGGTGGTCTGGAAGCGGTACAGCGACTTCCGCAAGCTGCATGGGGACCTGGCCTACACCCACCGCAACCTCTTCCGCCGCCTAGAGGAGTTCCCGGCCTTCCCCCGTGCCCAAGTGTTTG GCCGGTTCGAGGCCTCAGTGATTGAGGAGCGGCGGAAGGGGGCTGAGGACCTGCTTCGCTTCACGGTGCACATCCCTGCACTCAACAACAGCCCCCAGCTCAAGGAGTTCTTCCGG GGTGGGGAGGTAACCCGGCCCTCTGACATGTCCAGGGACCTACACATCCTGCCACCCCCTCTGATCCCCACACCGCCCCCTGAGGAACCCTGGTTGCCCCAGCCGCTCCCTGCAGAGAGGAGAGGCCTTGAGGAACTGGAGGTGCCAG CGGATCCCCCACCATCCAGCCCTGCCCAGGAGGCCCTGGATCTCCTCTTTAACTGTGGGAGCACCGAGGAGGCATCCGGTTCCCCTGCTCGAGGCCCCCTCACAGAGGCTGAGCTTGCCCTCTTCGACCCCTTCTCCAGGAAAG AAGGTGCGGGCCCCAGTCCAACCCACCTGGGTGAGCTGGCAGCAATGGAGGCAGAGTCTGAAAGGCTGGACCAGGAACCCTGGGAgcctggagggcaggaggaggaagaggaggaggaagaacggCCCGTCCCTGCATATCTGAGCCAAGCCACAGAGCTCATCACCCAGGCTCTGCGGGATGAGAAGGCAGGTGCCTACCCTGCAGCCCTGCAGGGCTATCGGGACGGCGTGCACATCCTGCTACAGGGGGTTCCCG GTGACCCATCACCTGCCCGCCGGGAGGGTGTGAAGAAGAAGGCAGCTGAATATCTAAAGCGGGCAGAAGAAATTTTGCACCTGCATCTGTCCCAACTCCCCCCGTGA